A stretch of DNA from Rhodoluna sp. KAS3:
CAATGGCAGCAATGAAGCCACGTACCGGCGACGGTCCAATGGAGGCAGAACGCGAACCTCGCGGACTGATCATCCTTCGAGTTCCACTAGAAGGCGGAGGTCGACTTGTCGTTTCAGTAAACGAAGAAGAGGCCAAGAACCTTCACCAAG
This window harbors:
- a CDS encoding DUF3117 domain-containing protein; this translates as MAAMKPRTGDGPMEAEREPRGLIILRVPLEGGGRLVVSVNEEEAKNLHQVLAGVVKN